GTCGTCGAGCTGGTCCTGGACCGCGCCGAGGCGCACAACGCGCTGTCCACGGCGATGGCGCGCGACATCGCGGCGGCGACGGCGGCGCTCGCTGCCGACGACGCGGTGCGCGCGGTCGTGCTGTCGTCGGCGTCGGAGAAGGCGTTCTGCGTCGGGGCCGACCTCAAGGAGCGCAACTCGTTCAGCGACGCCGACCTGCTGGCGCAGCGGCCGCACTTCCGGGCGTGCTTCGGCGGGATCCTCGACCTGCCGGTGCCGACCGTCGCCGCGGTGCACGGCTTCGCGCTTGGCGGCGGGCTGGAGCTCGCGCTGTCCTGCGACCTCGTGGTCGCCGACGAGACGGCGGTGCTCGGCCTGCCCGAGGTGACGGTGGGGGTGATCCCGGGCGGCGGCGGGACCCAGCTGCTGACCCGGCGGATCGGCTCGTCGCGGGCGGCCGACCTGGTCCTCACCGGCCGCCGGCTCGACGTCGTCGAGGCCGAGCGGCTCGGGCTGGTCGACCGCCGGGTGCCGGCCGGCAGCGACCGGGCGGCCGCGCTGGAGCTGGCGGGCACCATCGCGGGCAACTCGCCGGTCGGGGTGCGCAACGCCAAGCGGGCCCTGCGCCGCGGGAGCGACGTCGACCTCGCGACCGGCCTCGACGTCGAGGACGGCGCCTGGCGGGCCACCGCCTTCTCCGGGGATCGCGCCGAGGGGGTCGCGGCGTTCAACGAGAAGCGCCGGCCCGACTGGCCCGGCCGATGAGCCGAGGAGGTGTCGACGAATGAGTGACCTGCCGGAGCGGCTGTCGCTGCGCGAGGTCGGCCCGCGCGACGGGCTGCAGAACGAGGACCCGGTGCCCACCGCGGGCAAGGTCGCGCTGATCGACGCCCTGTCGCGCACCGGTGTCGGGCGGATCGAGGCGGTGTCCTTCGTCCACCCGAAGGCGATCCCCCAGATGGCCGACGCCGCCGAGGTCTGGGCGGCCGTCACGCCGTCGGCCGACGTGCGCTACTCGGCCCTGGTGCCCAACCTGAGGGGCGCCGAGCGGGCCCTGGCGGCCGGCTTCTCCGAGATCGAGGTCGTCGTGTCGGCCTCGGACACCCACAACCGCAAGAACCTCAACCGCTCGACCGACGAGTCGCTCGACGACATCGCCGCGATCATGGCGCTGGTCCACGAGCAGCCGGGTGGTCGGGCCACCTGCCAGGTGATCGTCTCGACGGCCTGGGGCTGCCCGTACGAGGGCGACGTCCCGGTCGAGCGGGTGCTCGCCGTTGCCGGCCGGGCGCTGCGCGACGGTGCCGACGGCCTGTCGTACGGCGACACGACGGGCATGGCGACGCCGTCGCGGGTGACCCGGCTGGTGGGGGAGACCCGGTCAGCCTTGCCGGACGTACCGCTGAACCTGCACTTCCACAACACCCGCG
The genomic region above belongs to Actinomycetes bacterium and contains:
- a CDS encoding enoyl-CoA hydratase-related protein translates to MSTDPAPDGSHGSYDHVSLRRHDDRGHVVELVLDRAEAHNALSTAMARDIAAATAALAADDAVRAVVLSSASEKAFCVGADLKERNSFSDADLLAQRPHFRACFGGILDLPVPTVAAVHGFALGGGLELALSCDLVVADETAVLGLPEVTVGVIPGGGGTQLLTRRIGSSRAADLVLTGRRLDVVEAERLGLVDRRVPAGSDRAAALELAGTIAGNSPVGVRNAKRALRRGSDVDLATGLDVEDGAWRATAFSGDRAEGVAAFNEKRRPDWPGR
- a CDS encoding hydroxymethylglutaryl-CoA lyase, translating into MSDLPERLSLREVGPRDGLQNEDPVPTAGKVALIDALSRTGVGRIEAVSFVHPKAIPQMADAAEVWAAVTPSADVRYSALVPNLRGAERALAAGFSEIEVVVSASDTHNRKNLNRSTDESLDDIAAIMALVHEQPGGRATCQVIVSTAWGCPYEGDVPVERVLAVAGRALRDGADGLSYGDTTGMATPSRVTRLVGETRSALPDVPLNLHFHNTRGTGLANVLAALELGVSDFDASVGGLGGCPYAPGATGNIATEELVHMVEDMGVATGVDLDAMIEVAAEAERLVGRTLPSQVLRAGPRTRTVQ